From Salinibacterium sp. ZJ450, one genomic window encodes:
- a CDS encoding nuclease-related domain-containing protein, producing MSEGVSDVDTVGGLTGPPTYVTVGWSESLRIGTAGYGTMRACLDAQELAPARRGAVARWLGIDPLTPTARPLFLRALAERRVGLLLDELGSQWDALHAIPRTEPDSPLEHLIIGPAGVFVIRGLDAGSGDVWVRGVTLVARRHRHPMDDLQEQAEYASRMLRQATALPVEVRPIVVLLDPGHIWTRTDNGALIVLSNREFVTWLLSQPIRYCGDDVAALSEAAETAATWNQQPTDRMLQGGVTSAFDALQHAVTLAGKPRRLWVAAAAILVLAGAWSVAFAVTLGHLH from the coding sequence ATGTCTGAGGGGGTTTCAGACGTTGACACAGTCGGGGGCCTTACGGGGCCCCCGACCTATGTCACCGTCGGGTGGTCCGAGTCGCTGCGGATCGGCACCGCCGGATACGGAACCATGCGCGCGTGCCTCGACGCGCAAGAGCTCGCCCCGGCCCGCCGCGGTGCGGTGGCCCGCTGGCTGGGAATCGACCCGCTGACGCCGACCGCCCGGCCACTGTTTCTGCGGGCGCTCGCGGAACGCCGGGTCGGCCTGCTGCTCGACGAACTCGGCAGCCAGTGGGACGCGCTGCACGCGATTCCTCGCACCGAGCCGGATTCGCCGCTGGAACACCTGATCATCGGCCCGGCCGGCGTGTTCGTGATCCGCGGCCTCGATGCCGGATCGGGCGATGTGTGGGTGCGCGGCGTGACGCTCGTCGCGCGCCGTCATCGCCACCCGATGGACGATCTGCAGGAACAGGCGGAGTATGCGAGCCGGATGCTGCGGCAGGCGACTGCGCTCCCGGTTGAAGTGCGCCCCATCGTCGTGCTGCTCGACCCCGGACACATCTGGACCCGCACCGACAACGGAGCGCTGATCGTGCTCTCGAACCGTGAGTTCGTCACCTGGCTGCTGAGCCAGCCGATTCGTTACTGCGGTGACGACGTTGCCGCGCTGTCCGAGGCAGCGGAAACCGCTGCCACCTGGAACCAGCAGCCCACCGATCGGATGCTGCAGGGCGGAGTCACCTCCGCGTTCGACGCGCTGCAGCATGCGGTGACGCTGGCCGGCAAGCCGCGGCGCCTGTGGGTGGCCGCCGCCGCCATCCTGGTGCTCGCGGGCGCCTGGTCTGTGGCGTTCGCGGTGACGCTCGGCCACCTGCACTGA
- a CDS encoding VanZ family protein yields the protein MLRRHPFLSPLTMAYLIFVGWVTLNPEPDDPRAFGPLDRLLLFFSRDDRTSWITFDLVEFAANIAMFVPVGVFLVLLFGRRWWWIVTLGGLGLSVGIELIQIVLPSRFPDPRDVFANGMGTLLGALLGLALTAGTAKRLRLTAENAQLRRENEALRG from the coding sequence ATGCTGCGCCGCCATCCGTTTCTCAGCCCGCTCACGATGGCGTACCTAATATTCGTCGGCTGGGTGACGCTGAACCCCGAGCCCGACGACCCGCGCGCCTTCGGCCCGCTGGATCGGTTGCTGCTGTTCTTCTCGCGCGATGACCGCACGTCGTGGATCACCTTCGACCTGGTGGAGTTCGCCGCGAACATCGCCATGTTCGTGCCGGTCGGGGTGTTCCTGGTGCTGCTGTTCGGCCGCCGGTGGTGGTGGATCGTGACGCTGGGCGGACTCGGCCTGTCGGTGGGCATCGAGCTGATCCAGATCGTGCTGCCGAGCAGGTTCCCCGACCCGCGTGACGTGTTCGCCAACGGGATGGGCACCCTGCTCGGCGCGCTGCTGGGGCTGGCCCTGACCGCCGGAACCGCCAAGCGCCTGCGCCTGACTGCCGAGAACGCCCAGCTGCGTCGAGAGAACGAGGCGCTTCGCGGCTAG
- a CDS encoding cobalamin-independent methionine synthase II family protein — protein MQNSATRIQTTHAGSLPRTPELIAANEAREFSDDGFTLKRTAEFDALLTAAVIDLVQRQKDAGITVPGDGEYGKAMSNPVDYGVWWTYSFQRTGGLQLTDFNPLFTEPVRSSPGNVRLTSFVDRRDWTRFADAYQDPTSGISVGKNATGFPSATGLLRYTGQAAVASDIANLKAGLDAADLTEGFLTALSPGSASRIGNEYYASEEEFIWAWADVLREEYTAIIDAGLILQIDDPSIAENWDQINPEPSIEDYRAFTRIRVEALNHALRGLPEDRIRFHLCWGSWHGPHTTDIELKHIVDLMLEINAGAYSFEAANARHEHEWRVWEDVTLPDGKLILPGVISHATNVVEHPELVAERIERFASVVGRENVIASSDCGLGGRVYPSIAAAKLEALGAGARIASQRLF, from the coding sequence ATGCAGAACAGCGCCACCCGCATCCAGACCACCCACGCCGGCAGTCTGCCCCGCACGCCGGAACTGATCGCCGCCAACGAGGCACGCGAGTTCAGCGACGACGGCTTCACCCTGAAGCGCACCGCAGAGTTCGACGCGCTGCTCACCGCCGCGGTCATCGACCTGGTGCAGCGCCAGAAGGATGCCGGCATCACCGTGCCCGGTGACGGCGAGTACGGCAAGGCCATGTCGAACCCGGTCGATTACGGTGTCTGGTGGACGTACTCGTTCCAGCGCACCGGCGGTCTGCAGCTGACCGATTTCAACCCGCTGTTCACCGAGCCGGTGCGGAGCTCCCCCGGCAACGTGCGGCTCACCAGCTTCGTCGACCGACGCGACTGGACCCGCTTCGCCGACGCATACCAGGACCCGACCAGCGGCATCTCGGTCGGTAAGAACGCCACCGGGTTTCCGAGCGCGACCGGGCTGCTCCGCTACACCGGCCAGGCGGCCGTCGCCAGTGACATCGCCAATCTGAAGGCGGGACTGGATGCCGCGGACCTGACCGAGGGGTTCCTCACCGCGCTTTCGCCGGGGTCGGCCAGCCGCATCGGCAACGAGTACTACGCCAGCGAGGAAGAGTTCATCTGGGCGTGGGCCGACGTGCTGCGCGAGGAGTACACGGCGATCATCGACGCCGGCCTGATCCTGCAGATCGACGACCCGTCCATCGCCGAGAACTGGGATCAGATCAACCCGGAGCCCAGCATCGAGGATTACCGGGCGTTCACCCGCATCCGCGTCGAGGCCCTGAACCATGCCCTGCGTGGCCTGCCGGAGGACCGCATCCGCTTCCACCTGTGTTGGGGAAGCTGGCACGGACCGCACACCACGGACATTGAGCTGAAGCACATCGTCGACCTGATGCTGGAGATCAACGCCGGCGCGTACTCGTTCGAGGCGGCGAACGCGCGGCACGAACACGAGTGGCGGGTTTGGGAGGACGTCACGCTCCCCGACGGCAAGCTCATCCTGCCCGGGGTGATCAGTCACGCCACCAATGTGGTGGAGCATCCCGAGCTCGTCGCGGAACGCATCGAACGCTTCGCGTCGGTGGTCGGCCGCGAGAACGTGATCGCCTCCAGCGACTGCGGCCTGGGCGGCCGGGTGTACCCGTCGATCGCGGCGGCCAAGCTGGAAGCGCTTGGGGCGGGTGCCCGCATCGCGAGCCAGCGACTGTTCTAG
- a CDS encoding HdeD family acid-resistance protein, which produces MSSFDTRPESTGSDRTTRGGMIAVGVIAIILGIVTLVWPNATLFTIAVLFGIYLVLSGIARIAFAVSATPLGTGARWLIGILGGLIAIAGIICLFSPFESLMLLAIVIGIGWIIEGIFDLVAGITGHTITPRWWAIVVGVITLLAGIAVLILPGLALATFVITGGFLLILIGVVTVIAALTRQRQRA; this is translated from the coding sequence ATGTCCTCGTTCGATACTCGCCCCGAGTCCACCGGCTCCGACAGAACAACTCGTGGGGGCATGATCGCCGTCGGTGTGATCGCCATCATTCTGGGCATCGTTACGCTGGTTTGGCCGAACGCCACCCTTTTCACCATCGCCGTACTCTTCGGCATTTACCTCGTCCTGTCGGGGATCGCCCGGATCGCGTTTGCGGTCAGCGCGACACCGCTCGGCACCGGGGCACGTTGGCTGATCGGCATCCTGGGCGGACTGATCGCCATCGCCGGCATCATCTGCCTGTTCAGCCCGTTCGAGTCGCTGATGCTGCTGGCCATCGTGATCGGTATCGGCTGGATCATCGAGGGGATCTTCGACCTCGTCGCCGGCATCACCGGCCACACGATCACTCCGCGCTGGTGGGCAATCGTCGTCGGCGTGATCACCCTGCTCGCCGGTATCGCGGTGCTGATCCTGCCGGGGCTGGCCCTGGCCACCTTTGTGATCACCGGCGGCTTCCTCCTCATCCTGATCGGTGTGGTCACGGTGATCGCGGCGCTCACCCGGCAGCGGCAACGGGCCTGA
- a CDS encoding SDR family oxidoreductase, with protein MARSAASSRPAASDAAPPCALITGATAGIGAEFARQLAARGFDLVLVARDRERLDRVATDLAERFRIDVEVIDAELADAGGLADVEARAADQTRPIDLLVNNAGYGLKGDFEANDVDQEQRLLAVLVTAPMRLTHAALTQMLPRRRGTVINVASIAAFTPRGTYGAAKAWVVSFSRWANLHYRKHGVTVTALAPGLVRTEFHQRMGTQASGVPRVAWLTPRRVVRIALRDAARGKALSVPSLRYKLAMLATRVLPARWVAVGRLGD; from the coding sequence ATGGCCCGATCCGCCGCATCCTCCCGTCCGGCAGCATCCGACGCCGCTCCGCCCTGCGCGCTAATCACCGGCGCGACCGCCGGCATCGGCGCCGAGTTCGCCCGGCAGTTGGCCGCGCGCGGCTTCGACCTGGTGCTGGTCGCCCGCGACCGCGAACGGCTCGACCGGGTGGCCACCGATCTGGCGGAACGTTTCCGGATCGACGTGGAGGTGATCGATGCCGAGCTGGCGGATGCCGGCGGCCTCGCCGATGTGGAGGCTCGGGCGGCTGATCAGACCCGGCCGATCGACCTGCTGGTGAACAACGCCGGCTACGGGTTGAAGGGTGACTTCGAGGCCAACGACGTCGACCAGGAGCAGCGCCTGCTCGCCGTGCTCGTGACCGCGCCGATGCGGCTCACCCACGCCGCACTGACCCAGATGCTGCCGCGGCGCCGCGGAACCGTGATCAACGTGGCGAGCATCGCCGCCTTCACCCCGCGCGGCACCTATGGTGCGGCCAAGGCGTGGGTGGTGAGCTTCAGCCGCTGGGCGAATCTGCACTATCGCAAGCACGGCGTCACGGTGACCGCCCTCGCGCCGGGACTGGTGCGCACCGAGTTCCACCAGCGGATGGGAACCCAGGCCAGCGGGGTTCCGCGGGTCGCCTGGCTCACCCCGCGCCGGGTGGTGCGGATCGCGCTGCGCGACGCCGCGCGCGGGAAGGCGCTCTCGGTGCCCTCGCTGCGCTACAAGCTCGCCATGCTGGCCACCCGAGTACTTCCGGCGCGCTGGGTCGCGGTGGGCCGACTCGGCGACTGA
- a CDS encoding MarP family serine protease has protein sequence MGIVLDILLILLLIGYLVYGFRAGFFRSLGGILGVAAGGVAAFFAIPVVSTWVPAPEWRTPAIIATLLLLIALGNTLGATLGNAIGRQFDRGPLRIIERLFGAAVSVAVAALVISAVSVSVGALGIPLLTPAIASSSVLRSIESVTPAPVKVVASQLRSLVLEEGIPRLSQAIGGTPAEPPTVPDVASDSPGLARAAQSVVRVTGAAYSCGQNQTGTGFVIAPDRVITNAHVVSGVTEPIMEAPNGEVHSGEIVYFDPVDDLAVLAFDDLDTAPLEFAPTLAPGSDAVFNGYPFGGPFSSKPAGVISVGPAAVADIYGQNPTPREVYTLAADVQQGNSGGPLLSADGAVVGVIFAKSATTADVGFALTMEEVAPVIAQAPGLDDPVASGSCTSG, from the coding sequence ATGGGGATTGTCCTCGACATCCTGCTCATTCTGCTGCTCATCGGCTACCTGGTTTACGGCTTCCGCGCGGGCTTCTTCCGCAGCCTCGGCGGCATTCTCGGTGTGGCTGCCGGAGGCGTGGCCGCGTTCTTCGCCATCCCCGTGGTGAGCACCTGGGTTCCCGCTCCGGAGTGGCGCACCCCGGCGATCATCGCCACCCTGTTGCTGCTCATCGCGCTCGGCAACACCCTCGGCGCGACGCTCGGCAACGCCATCGGCCGGCAGTTCGATCGCGGGCCGCTGCGCATCATCGAGCGGCTGTTCGGTGCCGCGGTGAGTGTGGCCGTGGCCGCGCTCGTGATCTCCGCGGTCTCGGTCAGCGTCGGCGCTCTCGGCATTCCCCTGCTCACCCCGGCGATCGCCTCGTCGTCTGTGCTGCGCAGCATCGAGTCGGTGACGCCCGCCCCGGTCAAGGTCGTCGCGTCGCAGCTGCGGTCGCTGGTGCTTGAGGAAGGTATTCCGCGGCTCAGTCAGGCGATCGGCGGGACGCCTGCCGAACCTCCGACGGTTCCGGATGTCGCGAGCGACAGCCCCGGTTTGGCGCGAGCGGCGCAATCCGTGGTGCGCGTCACCGGCGCGGCATACTCCTGCGGGCAGAACCAGACCGGCACCGGTTTCGTGATCGCCCCCGACCGGGTGATCACCAACGCGCACGTGGTCTCCGGAGTGACCGAGCCGATCATGGAGGCGCCGAACGGTGAGGTGCATTCCGGCGAGATCGTGTACTTCGACCCGGTGGACGACCTCGCCGTGCTGGCATTCGACGACCTCGATACCGCACCGCTGGAGTTCGCGCCGACCCTCGCCCCGGGCAGCGACGCGGTGTTCAACGGCTACCCGTTCGGTGGCCCGTTCAGCTCGAAGCCTGCCGGCGTGATCTCGGTGGGTCCGGCGGCGGTGGCTGATATCTACGGTCAGAATCCCACGCCGCGGGAGGTGTACACCCTCGCCGCGGACGTGCAGCAGGGCAACTCCGGCGGACCGCTGCTGTCGGCCGACGGCGCGGTGGTGGGCGTGATCTTCGCGAAGAGCGCGACGACCGCCGACGTGGGGTTCGCGCTGACGATGGAAGAGGTCGCTCCCGTGATCGCCCAGGCTCCCGGGCTTGACGACCCGGTGGCGTCCGGCAGCTGCACGAGCGGCTGA
- the rpsO gene encoding 30S ribosomal protein S15, translating to MALEADVKKAIIEEYATHPGDTGSPEVQVAVLSRRIKDLTEHLKEHKHDHHSRRGLLLLVGQRRRLLGYLQDVDINRYRSLIERLGLRR from the coding sequence ATGGCACTTGAAGCTGATGTCAAGAAGGCGATCATCGAAGAGTACGCGACCCACCCCGGTGACACCGGATCCCCCGAGGTTCAGGTTGCAGTCCTGTCCCGTCGGATCAAGGACCTCACCGAACACCTCAAGGAGCACAAGCACGACCACCACTCACGTCGTGGCCTGCTTCTGCTGGTTGGTCAGCGTCGTCGTCTGCTCGGCTACCTCCAGGATGTCGACATCAACCGTTACCGCTCGCTGATTGAGCGTCTCGGGCTGCGTCGATAA
- a CDS encoding LLM class flavin-dependent oxidoreductase: MTSPLRLSVLDLIPVRHDQTSRDAIASSVALAKRADELGYTRYWVAEHHNMPSVASTNPAVLIGILAANTERIRVGSGGVMLPNHAPLVVAEQFGILEAAFPGRIDLGIGRAPGSDPVITSLLRSSGTTSDVDTFPNHITDIRSLLHPDGAGLRLTSGQLYELRATPHAASAPDVWLLGSSDYSAQLAAGLGLPYVFAHHFSGGSTTHALDLYRRGFTPSEASDTPRTFLTVNVSVAETADEAYALALPQLQHMARLRTGQPLTALATVEEAAAYQLTPAQQQLVDGMLQTWVIETPQNAASRIRALAEQFGVDEVMVVPNASAHHGVDPATAPGRVRALELLAAELLR, from the coding sequence ATGACTTCTCCGCTGCGCCTCTCCGTGCTCGATCTGATTCCCGTCCGCCACGACCAGACCTCCCGAGACGCCATCGCGTCATCCGTCGCCCTCGCCAAGCGGGCGGACGAGCTCGGCTACACCCGCTACTGGGTCGCCGAGCACCACAACATGCCGTCGGTCGCCTCGACCAACCCGGCGGTGCTCATCGGGATCCTCGCCGCGAACACCGAGCGGATCCGGGTCGGCTCCGGGGGAGTGATGCTGCCGAACCACGCGCCGCTGGTGGTTGCCGAGCAGTTCGGCATCCTCGAGGCCGCGTTCCCGGGCCGCATCGACCTGGGCATCGGCCGGGCGCCCGGCAGCGACCCGGTGATCACCTCGCTGCTGCGCTCGAGCGGCACCACGAGCGACGTCGACACCTTCCCCAACCACATCACCGACATCCGTTCGCTGCTGCATCCGGATGGCGCTGGCCTGCGTCTCACGTCGGGCCAGCTGTACGAGCTGCGGGCCACCCCGCACGCCGCGTCGGCACCGGATGTCTGGCTGCTCGGCTCCAGCGACTACTCCGCCCAGCTGGCCGCGGGGCTCGGTCTGCCCTATGTGTTCGCGCACCACTTCTCCGGTGGCAGCACCACCCACGCGCTCGACCTGTACCGGCGCGGTTTCACCCCCTCGGAGGCGTCGGATACGCCGCGCACGTTCCTGACGGTGAACGTGTCGGTCGCCGAGACCGCCGATGAGGCTTACGCCCTCGCGTTGCCGCAGCTGCAGCACATGGCGAGGCTTCGCACCGGGCAGCCGCTCACCGCGCTCGCCACCGTGGAGGAGGCGGCGGCCTACCAGCTGACCCCCGCGCAGCAGCAGCTGGTGGACGGGATGCTGCAGACCTGGGTGATCGAGACGCCGCAGAACGCGGCATCCCGGATCCGCGCCCTCGCAGAGCAATTCGGCGTCGACGAGGTGATGGTGGTGCCGAACGCGTCGGCGCACCACGGCGTCGACCCCGCCACGGCGCCGGGCAGGGTGCGCGCGCTGGAGCTGCTCGCGGCGGAACTGCTGCGCTAG
- a CDS encoding aldo/keto reductase: MTEIPRHIMNDGREIPALGFGTYRVGEAETATAIEMGYRLLDTALNYGNEADVGRAILAADVPRERLFVTTKVPGRHHGYDETTASLSESLGNLALEYIDLYLIHWPMPRLDLYVDSWKAMIDLREAGLARSIGVSNFTIEHLTRLIEETGVVPAVNQVELHPYFPQTELRAFHVEHGILTESWSPLGRGSDLLTSDVVNRVAGNHGVTPAQAVLRWHIEVGSVPIPRSRNTARQRENLDVFRFQLTEREISDISALERGRLWGGDPDTNEEF; this comes from the coding sequence ATGACCGAGATTCCCCGGCACATCATGAACGACGGGCGCGAGATCCCGGCGCTGGGCTTTGGCACCTACCGGGTGGGGGAGGCCGAGACGGCAACGGCCATCGAGATGGGCTACCGGCTGCTTGACACCGCGCTCAACTACGGCAACGAGGCGGACGTCGGGCGTGCCATCCTCGCCGCGGACGTGCCCCGCGAGCGGCTGTTCGTCACCACCAAGGTGCCGGGCCGCCACCACGGCTATGACGAGACCACCGCATCGCTGTCCGAATCGCTCGGCAACCTGGCTCTCGAGTACATCGACCTCTACCTGATCCACTGGCCGATGCCGCGGCTTGACCTCTACGTCGACAGCTGGAAGGCGATGATCGACCTGCGCGAGGCCGGCCTTGCCCGCTCGATCGGCGTCTCCAACTTCACCATCGAGCACCTCACCCGGCTGATCGAGGAGACCGGGGTGGTTCCGGCGGTCAACCAGGTGGAGCTGCACCCGTACTTCCCGCAGACGGAGCTGCGCGCGTTCCACGTCGAGCACGGCATCCTCACCGAGAGCTGGAGCCCGCTCGGCCGCGGCTCCGACCTGCTGACCTCGGATGTCGTCAACCGGGTCGCCGGCAACCATGGCGTGACCCCGGCCCAAGCGGTGCTGCGGTGGCACATCGAGGTCGGGTCGGTGCCGATCCCGCGCTCCCGGAACACGGCCCGGCAGCGCGAGAACCTCGACGTGTTCCGCTTCCAGCTCACCGAGCGTGAGATCAGCGACATCTCCGCCTTGGAGCGCGGCCGCCTCTGGGGCGGCGACCCCGACACCAACGAGGAGTTCTAG
- a CDS encoding type 1 glutamine amidotransferase domain-containing protein: MGSQNLTGKRYAFLVTNGYEDSELTSPWQAVTEAGGQPVLVAPKPGVVTGKHGHEQQVDQAVNAATSADFDGLMLPGGVVNADHLRMDLNAAAFVRAFFEEHKPVGVICHGAWILIEAGVVDGRTITSYPSLKTDLRNAGAVWVDEEVVVDNGLVSSRRPDDLPAFNGKLVEEFAEGKHAAQAV, translated from the coding sequence ATGGGATCTCAGAACTTGACGGGCAAGCGCTACGCGTTCCTCGTGACCAACGGGTACGAGGACAGCGAGCTGACCAGCCCCTGGCAGGCGGTGACCGAGGCCGGAGGGCAGCCGGTGCTGGTGGCGCCGAAGCCCGGCGTGGTGACGGGAAAGCACGGGCACGAACAGCAGGTCGATCAGGCGGTGAATGCCGCGACATCCGCCGATTTCGACGGTCTGATGCTGCCCGGCGGCGTCGTGAATGCCGACCACCTGCGGATGGATCTGAATGCGGCGGCCTTCGTGCGGGCGTTCTTCGAGGAGCACAAACCCGTCGGAGTGATCTGCCACGGCGCGTGGATCCTGATCGAGGCAGGCGTCGTCGACGGCCGTACGATCACCTCGTACCCGAGCCTGAAGACCGACCTGCGGAATGCCGGCGCGGTCTGGGTGGACGAGGAGGTCGTGGTCGATAACGGGCTGGTCTCCAGTCGCCGGCCCGATGACCTGCCGGCCTTCAACGGCAAGCTGGTGGAGGAGTTCGCGGAGGGCAAGCACGCGGCGCAGGCCGTGTAG
- a CDS encoding LLM class flavin-dependent oxidoreductase, giving the protein MQFGIFSVGDITTDPTTGYTPTDAERIQNILTIAQHAEEVGLDVFAMGEHHNPPFFPSSPIAINSWLAAKTERIILSTATTLITTNDPVRLAEDYAMLQHVSGGRMDLTLGRGNTGPVYPWFGEDIRQGIPLAIEKYGLLRRLWSEEYVDWEGQFRTPLQGFQSTPRPLDGVAPFVWHGSIRSPEIAEQAAFYGDGFFSNHIFWPASHTAKMIQFYRGRFEHYGHGTAAQAIVGLGGQAFMRKNSQDAVNEFRPYFNNAPVYGHGPSLEEFTEQTPLTVGSPQQVIDRTLGFRDYAGDYQRQLWLMDHAGLPLKTVLEQLDLLGGEVVPVLREEFAKNRPADVPDAPTHQARVAAAKQAAATAAAEPAEVK; this is encoded by the coding sequence ATGCAGTTCGGAATCTTCAGCGTCGGTGACATCACCACCGACCCCACCACCGGCTACACCCCCACCGACGCCGAGCGCATTCAGAACATTCTGACCATCGCGCAACACGCCGAAGAGGTAGGCCTCGACGTCTTCGCCATGGGCGAGCACCACAACCCCCCGTTCTTCCCCTCCAGCCCGATCGCGATCAACAGCTGGCTCGCCGCCAAGACCGAGCGGATCATCCTCTCCACCGCCACCACGTTGATCACCACCAACGACCCGGTGCGCCTCGCCGAGGACTACGCCATGCTGCAGCACGTCTCCGGCGGCCGCATGGACCTCACCCTCGGCCGCGGCAACACCGGCCCGGTCTACCCCTGGTTCGGTGAGGACATCCGTCAGGGCATCCCGCTCGCCATCGAGAAGTACGGACTGCTGCGTCGCCTCTGGAGCGAAGAGTACGTCGACTGGGAGGGCCAGTTCCGTACCCCGCTGCAGGGCTTCCAGTCCACCCCGCGTCCGCTTGACGGGGTCGCCCCGTTCGTCTGGCACGGCAGCATCCGTAGCCCCGAAATCGCCGAGCAGGCCGCGTTCTATGGCGACGGCTTCTTCTCCAACCACATCTTCTGGCCCGCCTCGCACACCGCGAAGATGATCCAGTTCTACCGCGGACGCTTCGAGCACTACGGCCACGGCACCGCCGCGCAGGCGATCGTCGGACTCGGCGGCCAGGCGTTCATGCGCAAGAACTCGCAGGACGCCGTCAACGAGTTCCGCCCCTACTTCAACAACGCGCCGGTGTACGGCCACGGCCCGAGCCTGGAAGAGTTCACCGAGCAGACCCCACTGACCGTGGGCAGCCCGCAGCAGGTCATCGACCGCACCCTCGGCTTCCGCGACTACGCCGGCGACTACCAGCGCCAGCTCTGGCTGATGGACCACGCCGGCCTGCCGCTGAAGACCGTGCTCGAACAGCTCGACCTGCTCGGCGGCGAGGTCGTTCCGGTGCTGCGGGAGGAGTTCGCGAAGAACCGTCCGGCCGATGTTCCGGATGCCCCCACCCACCAGGCCCGCGTCGCCGCCGCCAAGCAGGCCGCAGCGACCGCAGCCGCCGAACCCGCAGAGGTGAAGTAA
- a CDS encoding FMN reductase: MTVRRIAVVSAGLGKPSSTRMLADRMVAATVARLNEQGIETAVDVFELRDFAQDVTNNMLTGFPSTKLETMIDTVTSADGLIAVTPVFTTSYNGLFKSFFDVIDAQALTDMPVLMGATAGTARHSLVLDYAMRPLFTYLHAIVVPTGVFAASSDWGSGADKVKTLHDRIERAAAELAPLVAASTRSSQVKDPFALDPSFSPTGAYVID, encoded by the coding sequence ATGACCGTCCGCAGAATCGCCGTCGTCTCGGCCGGCCTCGGCAAGCCGTCATCGACCCGCATGCTCGCCGACCGGATGGTCGCCGCGACCGTGGCCCGGCTGAACGAGCAGGGCATTGAGACCGCCGTCGACGTCTTCGAGCTGCGCGATTTCGCGCAGGATGTGACCAACAACATGCTCACTGGATTCCCGAGCACCAAGCTCGAGACGATGATCGACACGGTCACCTCGGCCGATGGACTGATCGCCGTGACCCCGGTGTTCACCACCAGCTACAACGGGCTGTTCAAGTCGTTCTTCGACGTGATCGACGCTCAGGCGCTCACCGACATGCCGGTGCTGATGGGAGCTACGGCGGGCACCGCCCGGCACTCGCTGGTGCTGGACTATGCGATGCGCCCGCTGTTCACCTACTTGCACGCCATCGTGGTGCCGACCGGCGTGTTCGCCGCCTCGTCGGACTGGGGCAGCGGCGCAGACAAGGTGAAGACCCTGCACGACCGGATCGAGCGCGCCGCCGCCGAGCTTGCCCCGCTGGTTGCCGCGTCCACCCGCTCCAGCCAGGTGAAGGACCCGTTCGCGCTGGACCCGTCGTTCAGCCCGACCGGCGCATACGTCATCGACTGA